The Vitis vinifera cultivar Pinot Noir 40024 chromosome 8, ASM3070453v1 genome segment aaaaaacataGACTTCAAGCAATttggagaagaaaaaattacttgaataaatggtagaattaagACAATAGAGAAAAGCCAACTATCAGAATTGAACCGATGACTGTCACATTACAAATGCAATGTTCTAACCTTTGAGCTAAGTGGGCTCACCAAAAATGGTACATGCATAGAAATTCAATAGTGGAAAACTTTATCTCTTATTCCTTTACTTAAACcctacaaaatatatatatatatatatatatatatatatatatatatatatatagagagagagagagagagagagagagagagagagagagaaagagagagaagataagaagaagaagggaTAAACCTAAGGGTCACACTAAGGCCTTCTAAGTGTCTCACCTATAAGAAAATCAACGCAGTGTAtgcaaaaaaacataatattatcaattattaaTACTTTGGTTTATATCAATGAaccttatttataggtttctctaATAAATTCAAAGTCTTctaggattctaataacctattatgattctaattcttcTATAACCTAATTAGCTACTCTTAATTCAACTCCAACAAATACTAATCCTAGTTTAATTTGAAGTAATATTAATACTTCTTTAATGCAACTAATACTAACTCCCTTTCTTGATATCTtggagattcatcctcatcaataTTAACCACAATTTAGTGAATTCCTTTTAACATGCTGTTTTTGCCTGACTGAAATCAATTTGATTATGCATTTATGTATTCATATCAATTCTTTATGTGTATGATTGAATGAATAATTAGTAAATTCATTTTGCTTATGTATATTAGCATTCTAGTAAAATTTTTACTTCTAGAAAgacaataaaattgaaaaactaaTCCATGCAGAAGTGTTTTGAATCTTATCcaaattcaatatattatttttttgcatcAAACATTGGATACCACCTACCTCCTATTTGAACCCACATCGACAGGCCCAGTCATTTCTCATGGGTATACATCCTCATACTATTCTAAACTGTTCAATTTGAGGTCAAAATCAGAAGCACACCAAATGACAATGTTATACATCCTTATACTATTTCCAACTGTTCAAATTGAATAGTAGAACTGATTACTTTTGAATGGTTGGTCTATATGtacattttatatattcattcttGTACTGCAACATTTTCAGTATGTTctactctttctctctctccgcATATTCACACAGACTAGCACACATATACTCACAACTGTTGGTAGCATTCTCAAATGATATGTTCTTATTCAATTGCAGGTTCCTTTAGAAGTAGCAGCACCACTTGATCATAAGAACTTGAAAGGCTTGAAGCTTAGTTTGTCTGGTGATCACCAGTTCATTAATGCTGGCCTTGCTGTTTCCCTCTGTAAATGTTGGCTTCAAAGTACAGGAAATTGggaaaaactattaaaaaatgttgGTTGAATTCCATTGCCCTTTACCATTCATTatgctttacatggaaaacATGGAATAATGCATATCTGgtttataatttcataaaacCTTTTCCAGTTATTGTCATGAGAACTGCAGAATGTTTAGAGAGAGGGTGTTTGAAATCTTTGAAGTGGATGGCAGCTCAAaaccttaattttattaaagcaTGAAAGAGAATATTTTGGCAGGATTGGGCCATAGATCTGtatagttttaaatattttgggcATTGTAAAACATGCATTTTTGCCTTTTTGTATTGGAAAATTATTCCATCCAAAGAATTAGGAATATGTTTTAAGATTTTTCTTCATGAGTGTGCATTTAATTGTTTGCATACTTCTTCTAACTGCTCAATGTTTGGGAATAAAAAATCAGGCTAACCAGGAAGATGATTTGCTCGAGGCATTCCTCAGAGGTCTTTCAACTGCACGCCTTTCTGGAAGGGCTCAGACTGTATATGACACTCCTCTGAAGTCATACAATTTGTCAGAAGCTACTGAAAATTCCTTTGGAGATCTGATCTTTTACTTGGATGGAGCTCACAGTCCTGAAAGCATGGATGTTTGTGCCAGATGGTTCTCAAATGCTGTGAAAGAAAGGAGGAATTCACCATCATCTTCCTTTGTCAAGGTTGGAAATATGGTGAATGGTTACATTCATCACAAGAAGGAAGATACTGAGGAAtctaataaaatatcaaagcaGGTGACATTCATATCCGATAATGAGATGCAATGTCCTCTATGCAGATGCTTTAAGTGCTTCTAGACAGCTTATATTGATTTCATTATCTGGCTCCTTATAAAGCAGTTGACGGTTCTTGTTATTTGTAGCTAGTGTTATTGGTTTCCTAATATGACTCCTCATGagtgttctttttctttttttaatataaattacttGTAGATTCTTTTATTCAACTGCATGGAGGTGAGAGACCCACATATTCTGCTTCCACAGCTTGTGAGGACATGTGCTTCATCAGGTGCTGTTGCTTCACTTggtcatattattattttcccttCACATGTGAAACCTCATGGCTGATAAATAACCATAATGCTCTGTTCCTTTCTACATTTCAAAAAAAGCTATACTCAACTGTTAGTAGTAATCTGCCATGTTAATCTTGTACTATCTTCTCTTATACTAAGTTACATCTTTGTTTAATGTGGTAAAATATGTCATTACTAGTAACCTAAATCCATGTCCTTTTTTATCCTAGTCAGCCATTACAAGCCTTCAAATTGATTGTATCACTCCATCTTAAAACTGATGTCACTGGTTTGCTTCCCTGAACAAGGGCAATTGATCTCAAATCAAGTCTTCTTTCCAATAAGTGCTCCATTTCTTTATTTGaacaaatttcttaaaaacatgTCGGAAAAGTTCACTTGAAAGTCAAACTCAAATGAAAAGACAATGGTATATGTGCTTCATACTGGACTAGGGCAGTAAAACAACTTGCTTCCATATTTTTTAAGCAGAGTTGGGGTAGAATTTTGGAGAAATATTACAGCTGACAGGATTCTAAGCTGTCAACTCATGGAGATAAAGTAGGTGATTTAATGAGGTGGCCTAGTTGACACTATTTTTTCAGCTGAAAATAATTGGGCAGGTTCTTGTTTTCCCTTTACTTCTTTCAAGAAAAGTTCTGCTTGTTTATATGAGACCTGACAAAGCATTAATGCATTCAGGTACTCATTTTTCGAAAGCCCTTTTTGTCCCAAGTATATCAACATACAACAAGGTTACTTCCGGTGATTCAATTGTTCCATTGGATCTTCCTGCCAGGGATTTGTCATGGCAATTCAACCTCCAGAGAATTTGGGAGAAGATAATCCATAACAAAGGTAAACTGCTCCATGGTTTTGCATTCTAAAAAagttagtattttatttctctttttcttatcagtctcactttgtttttttatcctTCGTTTTGTTGTTGTGAGTGGTGCCATATTGTGAGAAACCAACAAAGGATTGTTTCATTAAATGCTTCTCTAATTGTTATTTAGCTGGTATAGTGGTTGGTGTTgagcaatgttttaaaaaccggaccggaccggccggtccaaccggttcaaccgtcgACCGGTCACATTTCCGGTCCGGTCCTCTCTATTAAACCGTTAAACTATTGAACCGGTTACGAACCGCCTGAACCAGCGGTCGAACCGGTGAACCGGTAGAACCGGACGGTTCTAAACGAACCGAACAGTCCATATTGGCCCATCATTTTGCAAGCccattgtataaaatattaaaagttgtaGGCCAAAAACCTTACTGGGCCATGTCTTTGCATGACAAAGCCCACACCCAAACCATTTAAGTAGGCTCAGTCATGAGCCCACAAGGTGGATGCTGTAGCTTTCAACAAGGATGCCTTTTATAGGCATCCTTTGCACCCTTTTTTCTCTCACAAACCGATGTGGGATTGCaaactatgaatgaaaaaaatttaacaaatgcaACAAGAGGATTTGAAGCTGGGACCTTAGGTTCTGAAGTGCATTAGGACACCACTCGGCTACACtgatttgttatttgatataccaaacaaaacaatatatattggattttaatttttttataatattaaataaaaataatataatatttttaaaaattataaattagttaaaattttcatttttaatatattcacatttaaatattgtatagatttcatttaatatgatttaatttgataatatcaaatatataaaataatattattgatgtttaatttattcatatatattttaaaatttttataattatttttaattttaataatatatataaattatatatttatgacgtcaccggttcgataacggttcgaccgccggtccgaccagtgaaccgtgaaccggtaacttttccggttcgatcaccggtccggttctaaaaacattggtGTTGAGCCTAATCTATTTGCAAGTGAAATTGCATCTAAATACTAAATGATTAAGATTCTTGGAAAACATTTTGTGGGGACAATATAAGGAAGTTTTAAGCAATTCCCCTATTGtggttttctgatttttttccGCAATGATGTTAGGAATAAATCGTGACATGTGACTGTTGTTTGAGGGGGAATCTATGAATGAGGTATTGGTGTCACTGGTAATAGGTAGTTCATTGTAAATCGATGTGTGAATCATCAGCTTCCTAATTGAGAtaacacacacatacacacacacatatagaCACATAATTGACAAATTttatccacaaaaaaaaaaaaggaagaagatgaaagtAGAAATTAGAAagcaagggggaaaaaaaaagagcaagAATAAAGTATAAAATTAGGAAACAGGGTTAATGATAAACTTGGGTTTTCTTAATAGAACATTTCAAAACACATGAAGGTGCTTTACTTCACTAATAATACATTTGACCTatcttttctaatttattgATCATCCCTGGTTTGGGCCTCTAGTTTTATCCTATAAAGAATTGAATTAAAGCATACTACAACCTGATAAAGGAGAGAGAAgctctcatttcattttttttaaaagaaagaaagaaagatattttAGTAGTGATTCACATATTTGGCCATTTTGGTTAAATCATAGCATCACTAATTAATATCAATGATTAGAGGACTGGGAAATCAGGGAGGATCACACCATGAAGACTTGAACTCTCATCTAAATTCTGAATTTGCATGGTGGTGAAAGTCACTCATGCATTTAACAATGTTGTGGTGATTGTGCTTAAGCTTCTGGATACTGATTAGACTTGCACTTTTTCCTGTTCACTTGCATGGGCAGATGTTGTGGTTGACGAGAGTTTCAAGATGGATAGCCCTAGGATTTTACCACCCTTTGAATTCCTTTATGAGAATGGCTCAAGTGGCAGTCCTTCAAGTAAATGTCTTTCTTCCAGTGCAGTTATGCCCTCACTGCCTTTGACAATAAGATGGTTAAGGGATTGTGTTAAAGAAAATCCCTCCTTAAGACTTCAGGTAAGGATGCCATGTCCATCTTCATTTAACTTAAAATAGATATTCATTGTTAAATGTGAATACCACTTGTATGCGGATGGCCTAATGACTTGGGATTGAGTTTTAAATCTCCTGTAGATGAGGCTGAGACAAACATATTGCAAAAAACCAATGTGCAAATTAGAGGATAGATAAATGGCATTTGATGCTTGATGAAAAAATTTCGGAGCATGAGGATTACTACTTAATCATCTCAGAGGAAGTGTCTTATTTTGCATTTTTCTAGATGTTATTTTTCTGGAAATAGGTTGTTCTGAGAGATCTTACAGAACAATATCAATATTAATATACTATCTTTGTGATCACAATAGCATTGCCTTAGAAAGTAGGGTTAAATTCATTCTTCCTgattccctttttttcttttgttgaaaatttgggTTTTGAACTAAAGCTAACATGGAGATGATCTTTACAGGTTCTTGTCACCGGGTCATTGCATCTAGTAGGAGATGTACTAAAGCTATTAAGGAggtgataatttaaaatttgaatctgGACGCTTAAAATTAATCATCCTAGAAAAAAATTCTTTGCTCATATTCTCTTGATAAACTTCATTCTCAATTTGGTTGAGAGCAGCCATGGTTCCTCATTCAATCTAGGCCTGGCTAATCTAAACATATTCTTTTATTGAACAAGGAAGGGGAATGTTCTATTTATAGAAGAACAATGAGTTTATTGTATTGTGTATAATTAGCCAACATTGAATTCTGAAGAGAAACTCATGCTATTTCTCCAGAACTTACATTTCCTGCAACATGGTTATGTGATACAACTCTTGGTTTAGACTTTTGCCTACTCTCCTGTGTAGAATAAAGCCATTTCAGGAAACCTTACCAACGCTGAAAAGATGGTATTTTCAGATGAAGCTTCTTCATCAGCTGGATTCCCTTTTGATTGGTTGATTAGTCTTAATTCAAATGTATTGTGTTGAAATGCAGTAGTACTCTCTGTTAGGTTAAGCTCCTTAACAGTGAATTCTTGGTTATGGCAGTTCATTTGTCCAATCTGATTTATTTGTAGTATGATGTGTTCCTTGCCTATACAGTGAAGAAGGGcatgttctttttgttttggatgtttcaattttttcctttttgtatgtAAACTGCATGTTTACATAAATAATGTCATGTCAGTATGGATTCTATATGAATTAATATTTTGCATTACcctttttaatcatttatatcttgaaaaataggaaagaaaagaaaaggaaaaagttttACATGAAGAcggaattaaatatttttattgaaaggtataaatactttaaaaacttttctctctttttttttcatgattaaaacttgtttttcccAAATATGGTTTCTTGTAAAATGCTTCTTACTGTCTCCGTTTTGATTTGATGAGAGAAAAGTTTCTGAAGAGGGAATTGCCTTCAAAAAATTCTCTCTTAGAAAAAGgcctttttatataaaaattacaagGAGGTGAGAGACCCTCGTATTCTACTTCCACAGCTTGTGAGGGGATATGTGTTTCATCAGGTACTGCTGCTTGGAACTCCAGTCACTTGGTTGATCAAGTGCTTAAAGCGCTGTTCCTTTTTACAACTCAAAAATTGCCCTACCCAACTGTAAGAATCTGTGACACCAATCTTGTaccattcttcttttttcatggAATCCATGTCCTCTTTTTTGTTATCCTATTCAGTCATTACAAGGCCTTCAACCTGACCACGATGTCATTGGTTTCTTTTCCTGAAAAGGGGCAAATAATCTCAAACCAAGTCAACTTTCCAACTGCAAATAATTTGACAATATCATACCCTTGGTgcttctttttcctttacttATTTCAAGAACAGTTCTACATGTTTATGAGACTTGACAAAGCACTCATGCATTTAGATACTTGATTTTAGAAAGCCCTTTCTGTTGCTTTGGTCCTTCCATCAGACCTTCCTGCCAAGGATTTGTCATGACAATTCAAGCTTCACAGAATTTGGGAGAAGATAGTCTGTGGTGATCAGGAGTGCATGGCAAGATTCATAAGAAATATCCAATGTAGAATGCCCTTtccaggattttttttttcctttatctttTCATAATATACTACCCCGAGTTACTGTTTAAACTTGGAAAACAACTGCCATATGATACCGAGTTTAacacaaaatatacaaaaaaaataggaTAAGATAACAGTATATGTTATGAATTTGATTAATAATGGGATAAAATATGTTATCTGatcttcattttatatttttttatatgtaattttgattaataatcattttccatgtttctataattgttttttatgattcACAAGTCACAATCTTGAGGCACATCAGCCTTATTATacaatacataaaataaatataattgaatatattaaaaagtaataaaataaaatttaaatttaattatatttaatattatttaaataattataaaatatatgttattttattttataacttcacattaaatttaattaatcacACCCACACacataattttttgttgtttgctCTATTGAGAAAAGTTTTACATGAAGaaagaattaaatatttttatttaaagatttgctattttaaaatttttcattatttagtAGAATATAGAATGAAAAGGCGGGGTGAGGCATTTCTTGAAGAAAAGCATGAAATTAGAGTAATGAAAATCCAAATTCCCGGAGGTGGAGATccaaaaacatgattttaggCTTTCAGAGCTTCATTAATCTTACACAGTTCGTATTCTCCGCTTTCAAATATCAACGACGCTTATATTCTCATTTTCTGCAAATTCCAAACCCTAAATCTGACGTTTTTTTGCTTGCAATCTAAAGTTTTTTCCCCCCGAAAAATGGTTTCTTGTTCAAGCGTAGTAAAGTACCCATGTCTTTACTTGCTTGAATCAACACTTTCCTGAAAACACTTCTCTTACTTTCACCGTTTGTTTTGACGAGGAGTAGTTTCGGATGGTGGAATtgccttcaaaattttctactagagctagttttttttttttttcttttagttgagACAAACAGAGGTTGAAGCCGCCATTTTTCTTGCAATCCACTTTTCTCAGGACAATTTTGCATGCGGAATGTTTCTCATCAACACAAACAGAGCCAATAGTTAAATTGACTGAGAATGTTGTAGTTTTGCAGTAACTCCTCTGAGTTTGAGAGCCAGAACGTTGGTTTATCTGAAAGCTAGAACAACAGGGTCTCAAAGACTCGTTTGCTACTCATCGGAGATCGAATCGTCATCAACTCTTACTAGCAAGAAAGTTAAGAAAGAGAGTAGTTCCATGAGTAGTAGGCCAAATACCAAAAAGGGTGTTATCGAGGTTGTTTAATGTCTCATTTACTATTACTATTGGCTTGATGTTCTTTACCATCTTCATGATTACTTGTTCATGCGTAGGAAAATGCATCCAGAACCCAATCGATTGAAATTCAGAGCATCAGGGATGATCCGGCTAAAGTCAAGGCAATGACGGTCCAAGAACTGACAACAACATTAAGGTagtctttcttttatatttaatgggAAAGTTTCAGCTTCACAGCATGCCATTCATTATtaggtttttttatatttaatatagtTCCCTATTTTTAAGCAGTGCTTCTTTTAGGTTAAACGGGAAATCTAGGTTTGTTACATGTTCACTAAtagatttttctttattgttgtGGAAATGTTTATAATTAAGATGGGTCAATTTCCACTCACTACTTTACTCTCATTGGGAATGAAATAATGAATGCcaatttatatttatagaaACATATCACATAGCCATATATGCTTTGAATGGTCTATGAATAACgatatgacaattttttttttttgtctgaatgatatgaaataatatatggCCCTAAATAGAGTTGCATGGCAAAATAGGATTCTGTAACTGATCCCTTGTATCTGGAACACACCTTCATTGAAGTAAGTGGATTTTGTATGCCTTGTGAATTACAGCATTAATTGTGAGATATTTCTACTTCTATATAGTAATATTCTTTTTCGGGACTCTTTGCAATTGTAGAGGATGAAGTCAGTCAAGTGCATAGTGATAGACTGATAGTCAAATGAAGGGTAATTTGCAGCAGtatgttattattttgtgtctattaatagttttgttttttcagGAGTGTTGGAGTCCCTGCCAAAGGCTGTAAACGAGATCTCGTGTTGGCATTGAAATCGTTCCTGGACAATAAAGCCTCTGGTATCTCATTCCACAAAGAAATCTAGGTTTTATGTCTTTGATGGTGCTTTATGATGCTATGTCTGGTTTCAGAGATGGTGGAACTCTAAAGTTCCCAAGTTTATCTTCTTTTCTCCATCTTCTTGGAAACCAAAAGATGCATATATGTTCCAAATTTTAAGAGTTTCTTTTATGCAGATGAAAGTTCTCAGGCAGAAGAACAGCtggaattaaatattttgtcCAAGAGGAAGGCCAAGAATTTATCTGTTGAAGACCATGAGCAAAATGTCAACATTGTTTCAGATGCTTCTGGGCTTAAACAGAGTAAGAGAAGGGCAAAACAGTCTCCTGTTGAGGCTAAAATTGAGGTCAATACtgaaatcatcaatgaaaaagAGAAGCCATCAATCAAAAATAAGGAGGCTTCAGGTACTCTGAAACATTCATCTTTTTATCCCAATGATGCTCGTGTGTCAACTGTATTTGTTTCTGCAAGTGTTGACTTTGTCACACAGTCTCACACACTCCTCACAGAGTTCACCATAGAAATATGCTTATGTTGTTAACTTGAGTTCAATTGGTTTGACTAAGAGGATGACACAGTATTGTGGTTATTACGGCTAGGCAACAAGCTCTATCAGGGGGAGAGAAAAGCATCCTCAAGAAGTAGTATCAAACAGATTGCAGTTACTGAAAGAATTGATATATCTATGAACGAACCTGAACCATGGACTGTTCTTACCCACAAGAAGCCTCAAGAGGGCTGGATTCCATATAACCCCAGGACCATGAGGCCTCCTCCTCTTACAGGGGATGCCAAGTTTGTAAAACTAATGTCTTGGAATGTTAATGGGTTA includes the following:
- the LOC100257338 gene encoding DNA-(apurinic or apyrimidinic site) endonuclease, chloroplastic isoform X2 — translated: MILGFQSFINLTHFAVTPLSLRARTLVYLKARTTGSQRLVCYSSEIESSSTLTSKKVKKESSSMSSRPNTKKGVIEENASRTQSIEIQSIRDDPAKVKAMTVQELTTTLRSVGVPAKGCKRDLVLALKSFLDNKASDESSQAEEQLELNILSKRKAKNLSVEDHEQNVNIVSDASGLKQSKRRAKQSPVEAKIEVNTEIINEKEKPSIKNKEASGNKLYQGERKASSRSSIKQIAVTERIDISMNEPEPWTVLTHKKPQEGWIPYNPRTMRPPPLTGDAKFVKLMSWNVNGLRGLLKSKGFSALKLAQREDFDVLSLQETKLQEKDVEAIKQSVIEGYENSFWTCSVSKLGYSGTAIISRIKPLSVRYGLGISDHDSEGRLLTAEFESFYLLSGYVPNSGDGLKRLSYRVTQWDSALGSYMKELEKSKPVILTGDLNCAHQEIDIHDPAGNRRSAGFTDEERQSLEKNFLSKGFVDSFRKQHPGVVGYTYWGYRNGCRKSNKGWRLDYFLVSESIADKVHDSYILPDIGGSDHCPIGLVLKL
- the LOC100257338 gene encoding DNA-(apurinic or apyrimidinic site) endonuclease, chloroplastic isoform X1 produces the protein MKRRGEAFLEEKHEIRVMKIQIPGVTPLSLRARTLVYLKARTTGSQRLVCYSSEIESSSTLTSKKVKKESSSMSSRPNTKKGVIEENASRTQSIEIQSIRDDPAKVKAMTVQELTTTLRSVGVPAKGCKRDLVLALKSFLDNKASDESSQAEEQLELNILSKRKAKNLSVEDHEQNVNIVSDASGLKQSKRRAKQSPVEAKIEVNTEIINEKEKPSIKNKEASGNKLYQGERKASSRSSIKQIAVTERIDISMNEPEPWTVLTHKKPQEGWIPYNPRTMRPPPLTGDAKFVKLMSWNVNGLRGLLKSKGFSALKLAQREDFDVLSLQETKLQEKDVEAIKQSVIEGYENSFWTCSVSKLGYSGTAIISRIKPLSVRYGLGISDHDSEGRLLTAEFESFYLLSGYVPNSGDGLKRLSYRVTQWDSALGSYMKELEKSKPVILTGDLNCAHQEIDIHDPAGNRRSAGFTDEERQSLEKNFLSKGFVDSFRKQHPGVVGYTYWGYRNGCRKSNKGWRLDYFLVSESIADKVHDSYILPDIGGSDHCPIGLVLKL
- the LOC100262456 gene encoding folylpolyglutamate synthase isoform X1, with the translated sequence MLLHTGIYLRHRMLRVSEWKLPVRSTWRVSCLPAYLDTCDLTRNSFRYAKISYQTMENMKSTIECSEELPLSSSYEMAMEALSSLITSQKRGGRSSVSGKYGKLDRMSMYLKILGLEEKIAGLKIIHVAGTKGKGSTCTFCEAILRECGFRTGLFISPHLIDVRERLRIDGLDISEEKFLMHFWDCWNRLKEKVTNDLPMPPLFQFLSVLAFKIFTCEEVDVAIIEVGLGGKRDSTNVIKEPVVCGITSLGMDHTETLGDTLGKIASHKAGIFKPQIPAFTVPQLSEAMDVLQQRAHELEVPLEVAAPLDHKNLKGLKLSLSGDHQFINAGLAVSLCKCWLQSTGNWEKLLKNANQEDDLLEAFLRGLSTARLSGRAQTVYDTPLKSYNLSEATENSFGDLIFYLDGAHSPESMDVCARWFSNAVKERRNSPSSSFVKVGNMVNGYIHHKKEDTEESNKISKQILLFNCMEVRDPHILLPQLVRTCASSGTHFSKALFVPSISTYNKVTSGDSIVPLDLPARDLSWQFNLQRIWEKIIHNKDVVVDESFKMDSPRILPPFEFLYENGSSGSPSSKCLSSSAVMPSLPLTIRWLRDCVKENPSLRLQVLVTGSLHLVGDVLKLLRR
- the LOC100262456 gene encoding folylpolyglutamate synthase isoform X2, producing the protein MLLHTGIYLRHRMLRVSEWKLPVRSTWRVSCLPAYLDTCDLTRNSFRYAKISYQTMENMKSTIECSEELPLSSSYEMAMEALSSLITSQKRGGRSSVSGKYGKLDRMSMYLKILGLEEKIAGLKIIHVAGTKGKGSTCTFCEAILRECGFRTGLFISPHLIDVRERLRIDGLDISEEKFLMHFWDCWNRLKEKVTNDLPMPPLFQFLSVLAFKIFTCEEVDVAIIEVGLGGKRDSTNVIKEPVVCGITSLGMDHTETLVPQLSEAMDVLQQRAHELEVPLEVAAPLDHKNLKGLKLSLSGDHQFINAGLAVSLCKCWLQSTGNWEKLLKNANQEDDLLEAFLRGLSTARLSGRAQTVYDTPLKSYNLSEATENSFGDLIFYLDGAHSPESMDVCARWFSNAVKERRNSPSSSFVKVGNMVNGYIHHKKEDTEESNKISKQILLFNCMEVRDPHILLPQLVRTCASSGTHFSKALFVPSISTYNKVTSGDSIVPLDLPARDLSWQFNLQRIWEKIIHNKDVVVDESFKMDSPRILPPFEFLYENGSSGSPSSKCLSSSAVMPSLPLTIRWLRDCVKENPSLRLQVLVTGSLHLVGDVLKLLRR